From Pseudoalteromonas viridis, the proteins below share one genomic window:
- a CDS encoding lipocalin-like domain-containing protein, whose product MQKVRSLLLVLLVLTGCQPVAPPTERNNAAMAVLGQTLGAPVDASQPLVFPRDHGAHPEQGVEWWYVTGNLTADDGSQFGMQWTLFRIIDPGFSTIQSSPWWDGQLYFAHFALQDGQTHQAFERYGRAGQVDIQASPFIARLGDWQLASRGNAFLPLQLHTQASGYGLDITLANSPLVLHGEQGYSQKTQQGHASFYYSYPFLQVEGTLTYAGKSYEVTGQAWLDREWSSALIDSQNGGWDWFSLQSQDPEQGALMAFCTRDGQEAYAYCSASEISPSGQVTAYPHEQVTLTVLDRAQTRGVTHPISWQLQVPGKEAVIIDVLQRDSFNNLSVPYWEGRIRSRGGFVATGYGELFGY is encoded by the coding sequence ATGCAAAAAGTCAGATCCCTTTTGTTAGTTTTACTGGTATTGACCGGCTGCCAGCCGGTTGCGCCACCAACTGAGCGCAACAATGCGGCAATGGCGGTGCTGGGGCAAACCTTGGGAGCGCCGGTAGATGCCAGTCAGCCTTTGGTGTTTCCCCGTGACCATGGCGCCCATCCCGAACAAGGGGTTGAATGGTGGTATGTGACGGGCAATCTGACGGCGGACGATGGCAGCCAGTTTGGTATGCAGTGGACTTTGTTTCGTATCATTGACCCGGGTTTTTCAACTATTCAGTCTTCTCCCTGGTGGGACGGACAGCTTTATTTTGCGCATTTTGCTTTGCAGGATGGCCAGACACATCAGGCGTTTGAGCGCTATGGCAGAGCCGGGCAGGTCGACATTCAGGCCAGCCCCTTCATTGCCCGGCTGGGTGACTGGCAGCTGGCCAGTCGGGGGAATGCTTTCTTGCCGCTGCAATTACACACTCAGGCGTCCGGGTATGGTCTGGATATTACACTGGCAAACAGTCCGCTGGTGTTGCATGGCGAGCAAGGATACAGCCAGAAAACCCAGCAAGGCCATGCTTCTTTTTATTACAGTTATCCCTTTTTACAAGTCGAAGGTACGCTTACATACGCCGGTAAGTCTTATGAAGTTACGGGGCAGGCCTGGCTCGACAGAGAATGGTCTTCTGCCCTGATCGATAGCCAGAATGGCGGCTGGGACTGGTTCAGTTTACAAAGCCAAGATCCTGAGCAGGGCGCACTGATGGCGTTTTGTACACGTGATGGGCAAGAGGCCTATGCCTATTGCAGCGCCTCAGAGATATCTCCGTCGGGTCAGGTTACAGCCTATCCGCATGAGCAGGTTACACTGACGGTACTGGACAGGGCGCAAACCCGGGGAGTAACGCACCCGATAAGCTGGCAGTTGCAAGTACCCGGCAAAGAAGCCGTGATCATTGATGTATTGCAGCGCGACTCTTTTAATAACCTAAGCGTACCTTACTGGGAGGGCCGGATCCGCAGCCGCGGTGGATTTGTCGCAACGGGCTATGGCGAACTGTTTGGCTATTAG